One genomic segment of Helianthus annuus cultivar XRQ/B chromosome 14, HanXRQr2.0-SUNRISE, whole genome shotgun sequence includes these proteins:
- the LOC110895392 gene encoding wall-associated receptor kinase-like 8 isoform X2, translating into MKLFHPYPYLLIFLSITSVSVSKFAKTGCNDTCGNNVTIPYPFGIGADCSANEWYIIECKSSTPYLSALNHLEFLGVDLNNQTVIVSTPRISDCQNPVQNMSQIMSIDLHGSPFLFCSYNNRFLFNGCGNAVMMENGSVLTGCSTSCLNETVSERNNECFGISCCQTTIPHFIKSYSIKLTGLGRDGGCGYAFLVDVDSYLKGSFSIQSVAANDALIPMSLMWTLPHNTTLNCCQGAADHMNVELDMGNNTFVQTPRCSRHMGYKGNPYLFDGCEVIEDCASCPGHASCDYDIIYGGDGSNPKVINFSCGPNLSATSFGSKSSTGVILGVSITVGVLFLVATSYALYKWFKKTKERRQRKRFFKRNGGLLLKQQEEADPSLVGKTILFTSHELEKATDNFNENRILGRGGQGTVYKGMLVDGRIVAIKKSKVVDESQLQQFINEVVILSQVNHRNVVKLFGCCLETDVPLLVSEFIPNGTLYDRLHKGIDGFPISLNMRLQIATEVSGALAYLHSATSIPIYHRDIKTTNILLDEKYRAKVSDFGTSRFVSVEQTHLTTLVKVELLTGESPISQNRFGEHRSLATHFMLAMEEERVMSIFDATVIKEGTRDELLVVANLAMRCLNLNGRYRPTMKLYECRTFPQPIKLISGPWYMGRIYRL; encoded by the exons ATGAAATTATTTCATCCTTATCCGTATTTACTCATTTTCCTTTCGATAACATCAGTTTCAGTTTCAAAATTCGCCAAGACAGGTTGCAACGATACATGTGGGAACAACGTGACGATTCCATACCCTTTTGGAATTGGTGCGGATTGTTCTGCCAATGAATGGTACATCATTGAGTGCAAATCCTCGACGCCATATCTATCTGCACTCAACCACCTGGAATTCTTGGGGGTTGACTTAAATAATCAAACAGTCATTGTTAGTACGCCAAGAATCTCTGATTGCCAAAACCCAGTTCAGAATATGAGTCAGATCATGAGCATCGATCTTCATGGGAGCCCCTTCCTGTTCTGCAGTTATAACAATAGATTTCTTTTTAATGGATGTGGTAATGCGGTTATGATGGAAAACGGGAGTGTGCTCACCGGGTGTTCCACTTCTTGTCTGAATGAGACTGTTAGTGAAAGAAACAATGAGTGTTTTGGCATTAGTTGTTGCCAAACAACAATTCCTCATTTTATTAAGTCATACAGCATAAAACTCACGGGTCTGGGGAGAGATGGAGGTTGTGGGTATGCCTTCTTGGTGGATGTCGATTCGTATCTAAAAGGAAGCTTTTCTATCCAATCTGTTGCAGCTAATGATGCTTTGATTCCAATGTCCCTTATGTGGACGCTTCCACATAACACCACTCTAAATTGCTGTCAAGGAGCGGCGGATCATATGAATGTGGAACTGGATATGGGTAACAATACTTTTGTGCAGACGCCGAGATGTTCCCGTCATATGGGCTACAAGGGAAATCCTTACTTATTTGATGGATGTGAAG TAATTGAAGACTGTGCAAGCTGCCCTGGTCATGCCTCATGTGACTATGATATAATATATGGTGGCGATGGCTCAAATCCTAAAGTAATAAATTTCAGTTGTGGACCAAACCTGTCTGCAACAAGTTTTGGCAGCAAATCATCCACGGGTGTTATTCTAG GTGTTAGCATAACTGTGGGTGTACTTTTTCTTGTGGCAACTAGCTATGCATTGTATAAGTGgttcaagaaaacaaaagaaaggaGACAAAGAAAGAGATTCTTTAAACGAAATGGCGGTTTACTTTTAAAGCAACAAGAAGAAGCTGACCCGTCTTTAGTTGGTAAAACCATACTTTTCACATCACACGAGCTAGAGAAGGCGACAGACAACTTCAATGAGAATAGAATTCTGGGACGTGGAGGACAAGGTACAGTGTATAAAGGGATGTTAGTGGATGGTAGGATTGTAGCAATCAAGAAATCAAAGGTTGTTGATGAGAGTCAATTACAACAATTCATTAATGAGGTGGTTATTCTATCCCAAGTCAATCATAGAAACGTGGTCAAACTATTTGGATGCTGCTTAGAGACAGACGTCCCTTTGCTTGTTTCTGAATTCATTCCAAATGGCACCTTGTACGATCGACTTCACAAGGGAATAGACGGATTCCCAATTTCTTTGAACATGAGATTACAGATAGCTACAGAGGTTTCAGGAGCACTTGCTTACTTGCATTCAGCAACTTCCATTCCAATATACCATAGAGACATTAAAACCACTAATATACTTTTGGATGAGAAATACAGGGCAAAAGTTTCAGACTTTGGAACTTCTAGGTTTGTTTCAGTAGAGCAAACCCATTTGACTACCTTAGTAAAAG TTGAACTCTTAACCGGAGAAAGTCCAATTTCCCAAAATAGATTTGGTGAACATAGAAGTTTGGCTACACACTTTATGTTGGCTATGGAAGAAGAGCGTGTTATGTCTATTTTTGATGCAACGGTGATTAAAGAGGGTACTAGGGATGAACTTCTGGTTGTAGCTAACTTGGCAATGCGATGCTTAAATCTCAATGGAAGGTATAGGCCAACAATGAAACTATACGAATGTCGCACATTCCCTCAACCGATAAAACTAATATCCGGCCCATGGTATATGGGGAGGATTTATCGTTTATAA
- the LOC110895392 gene encoding wall-associated receptor kinase-like 8 isoform X3, translating into MSQIMSIDLHGSPFLFCSYNNRFLFNGCGNAVMMENGSVLTGCSTSCLNETVSERNNECFGISCCQTTIPHFIKSYSIKLTGLGRDGGCGYAFLVDVDSYLKGSFSIQSVAANDALIPMSLMWTLPHNTTLNCCQGAADHMNVELDMGNNTFVQTPRCSRHMGYKGNPYLFDGCEVIEDCASCPGHASCDYDIIYGGDGSNPKVINFSCGPNLSATSFGSKSSTGVILGVSITVGVLFLVATSYALYKWFKKTKERRQRKRFFKRNGGLLLKQQEEADPSLVGKTILFTSHELEKATDNFNENRILGRGGQGTVYKGMLVDGRIVAIKKSKVVDESQLQQFINEVVILSQVNHRNVVKLFGCCLETDVPLLVSEFIPNGTLYDRLHKGIDGFPISLNMRLQIATEVSGALAYLHSATSIPIYHRDIKTTNILLDEKYRAKVSDFGTSRFVSVEQTHLTTLVKGTFGYLDPEYFQSSQFTEKSDVYSFGVVLVELLTGESPISQNRFGEHRSLATHFMLAMEEERVMSIFDATVIKEGTRDELLVVANLAMRCLNLNGRYRPTMKLYECRTFPQPIKLISGPWYMGRIYRL; encoded by the exons ATGAGTCAGATCATGAGCATCGATCTTCATGGGAGCCCCTTCCTGTTCTGCAGTTATAACAATAGATTTCTTTTTAATGGATGTGGTAATGCGGTTATGATGGAAAACGGGAGTGTGCTCACCGGGTGTTCCACTTCTTGTCTGAATGAGACTGTTAGTGAAAGAAACAATGAGTGTTTTGGCATTAGTTGTTGCCAAACAACAATTCCTCATTTTATTAAGTCATACAGCATAAAACTCACGGGTCTGGGGAGAGATGGAGGTTGTGGGTATGCCTTCTTGGTGGATGTCGATTCGTATCTAAAAGGAAGCTTTTCTATCCAATCTGTTGCAGCTAATGATGCTTTGATTCCAATGTCCCTTATGTGGACGCTTCCACATAACACCACTCTAAATTGCTGTCAAGGAGCGGCGGATCATATGAATGTGGAACTGGATATGGGTAACAATACTTTTGTGCAGACGCCGAGATGTTCCCGTCATATGGGCTACAAGGGAAATCCTTACTTATTTGATGGATGTGAAG TAATTGAAGACTGTGCAAGCTGCCCTGGTCATGCCTCATGTGACTATGATATAATATATGGTGGCGATGGCTCAAATCCTAAAGTAATAAATTTCAGTTGTGGACCAAACCTGTCTGCAACAAGTTTTGGCAGCAAATCATCCACGGGTGTTATTCTAG GTGTTAGCATAACTGTGGGTGTACTTTTTCTTGTGGCAACTAGCTATGCATTGTATAAGTGgttcaagaaaacaaaagaaaggaGACAAAGAAAGAGATTCTTTAAACGAAATGGCGGTTTACTTTTAAAGCAACAAGAAGAAGCTGACCCGTCTTTAGTTGGTAAAACCATACTTTTCACATCACACGAGCTAGAGAAGGCGACAGACAACTTCAATGAGAATAGAATTCTGGGACGTGGAGGACAAGGTACAGTGTATAAAGGGATGTTAGTGGATGGTAGGATTGTAGCAATCAAGAAATCAAAGGTTGTTGATGAGAGTCAATTACAACAATTCATTAATGAGGTGGTTATTCTATCCCAAGTCAATCATAGAAACGTGGTCAAACTATTTGGATGCTGCTTAGAGACAGACGTCCCTTTGCTTGTTTCTGAATTCATTCCAAATGGCACCTTGTACGATCGACTTCACAAGGGAATAGACGGATTCCCAATTTCTTTGAACATGAGATTACAGATAGCTACAGAGGTTTCAGGAGCACTTGCTTACTTGCATTCAGCAACTTCCATTCCAATATACCATAGAGACATTAAAACCACTAATATACTTTTGGATGAGAAATACAGGGCAAAAGTTTCAGACTTTGGAACTTCTAGGTTTGTTTCAGTAGAGCAAACCCATTTGACTACCTTAGTAAAAGGTACGTTTGGCTACCTTGATCCTGAGTATTTCCAATCTAGTCAATTTACTGAAAAAAGTGATGTATATAGTTTTGGAGTTGTTTTAGTTGAACTCTTAACCGGAGAAAGTCCAATTTCCCAAAATAGATTTGGTGAACATAGAAGTTTGGCTACACACTTTATGTTGGCTATGGAAGAAGAGCGTGTTATGTCTATTTTTGATGCAACGGTGATTAAAGAGGGTACTAGGGATGAACTTCTGGTTGTAGCTAACTTGGCAATGCGATGCTTAAATCTCAATGGAAGGTATAGGCCAACAATGAAACTATACGAATGTCGCACATTCCCTCAACCGATAAAACTAATATCCGGCCCATGGTATATGGGGAGGATTTATCGTTTATAA
- the LOC110895392 gene encoding wall-associated receptor kinase-like 8 isoform X1: MKLFHPYPYLLIFLSITSVSVSKFAKTGCNDTCGNNVTIPYPFGIGADCSANEWYIIECKSSTPYLSALNHLEFLGVDLNNQTVIVSTPRISDCQNPVQNMSQIMSIDLHGSPFLFCSYNNRFLFNGCGNAVMMENGSVLTGCSTSCLNETVSERNNECFGISCCQTTIPHFIKSYSIKLTGLGRDGGCGYAFLVDVDSYLKGSFSIQSVAANDALIPMSLMWTLPHNTTLNCCQGAADHMNVELDMGNNTFVQTPRCSRHMGYKGNPYLFDGCEVIEDCASCPGHASCDYDIIYGGDGSNPKVINFSCGPNLSATSFGSKSSTGVILGVSITVGVLFLVATSYALYKWFKKTKERRQRKRFFKRNGGLLLKQQEEADPSLVGKTILFTSHELEKATDNFNENRILGRGGQGTVYKGMLVDGRIVAIKKSKVVDESQLQQFINEVVILSQVNHRNVVKLFGCCLETDVPLLVSEFIPNGTLYDRLHKGIDGFPISLNMRLQIATEVSGALAYLHSATSIPIYHRDIKTTNILLDEKYRAKVSDFGTSRFVSVEQTHLTTLVKGTFGYLDPEYFQSSQFTEKSDVYSFGVVLVELLTGESPISQNRFGEHRSLATHFMLAMEEERVMSIFDATVIKEGTRDELLVVANLAMRCLNLNGRYRPTMKLYECRTFPQPIKLISGPWYMGRIYRL; this comes from the exons ATGAAATTATTTCATCCTTATCCGTATTTACTCATTTTCCTTTCGATAACATCAGTTTCAGTTTCAAAATTCGCCAAGACAGGTTGCAACGATACATGTGGGAACAACGTGACGATTCCATACCCTTTTGGAATTGGTGCGGATTGTTCTGCCAATGAATGGTACATCATTGAGTGCAAATCCTCGACGCCATATCTATCTGCACTCAACCACCTGGAATTCTTGGGGGTTGACTTAAATAATCAAACAGTCATTGTTAGTACGCCAAGAATCTCTGATTGCCAAAACCCAGTTCAGAATATGAGTCAGATCATGAGCATCGATCTTCATGGGAGCCCCTTCCTGTTCTGCAGTTATAACAATAGATTTCTTTTTAATGGATGTGGTAATGCGGTTATGATGGAAAACGGGAGTGTGCTCACCGGGTGTTCCACTTCTTGTCTGAATGAGACTGTTAGTGAAAGAAACAATGAGTGTTTTGGCATTAGTTGTTGCCAAACAACAATTCCTCATTTTATTAAGTCATACAGCATAAAACTCACGGGTCTGGGGAGAGATGGAGGTTGTGGGTATGCCTTCTTGGTGGATGTCGATTCGTATCTAAAAGGAAGCTTTTCTATCCAATCTGTTGCAGCTAATGATGCTTTGATTCCAATGTCCCTTATGTGGACGCTTCCACATAACACCACTCTAAATTGCTGTCAAGGAGCGGCGGATCATATGAATGTGGAACTGGATATGGGTAACAATACTTTTGTGCAGACGCCGAGATGTTCCCGTCATATGGGCTACAAGGGAAATCCTTACTTATTTGATGGATGTGAAG TAATTGAAGACTGTGCAAGCTGCCCTGGTCATGCCTCATGTGACTATGATATAATATATGGTGGCGATGGCTCAAATCCTAAAGTAATAAATTTCAGTTGTGGACCAAACCTGTCTGCAACAAGTTTTGGCAGCAAATCATCCACGGGTGTTATTCTAG GTGTTAGCATAACTGTGGGTGTACTTTTTCTTGTGGCAACTAGCTATGCATTGTATAAGTGgttcaagaaaacaaaagaaaggaGACAAAGAAAGAGATTCTTTAAACGAAATGGCGGTTTACTTTTAAAGCAACAAGAAGAAGCTGACCCGTCTTTAGTTGGTAAAACCATACTTTTCACATCACACGAGCTAGAGAAGGCGACAGACAACTTCAATGAGAATAGAATTCTGGGACGTGGAGGACAAGGTACAGTGTATAAAGGGATGTTAGTGGATGGTAGGATTGTAGCAATCAAGAAATCAAAGGTTGTTGATGAGAGTCAATTACAACAATTCATTAATGAGGTGGTTATTCTATCCCAAGTCAATCATAGAAACGTGGTCAAACTATTTGGATGCTGCTTAGAGACAGACGTCCCTTTGCTTGTTTCTGAATTCATTCCAAATGGCACCTTGTACGATCGACTTCACAAGGGAATAGACGGATTCCCAATTTCTTTGAACATGAGATTACAGATAGCTACAGAGGTTTCAGGAGCACTTGCTTACTTGCATTCAGCAACTTCCATTCCAATATACCATAGAGACATTAAAACCACTAATATACTTTTGGATGAGAAATACAGGGCAAAAGTTTCAGACTTTGGAACTTCTAGGTTTGTTTCAGTAGAGCAAACCCATTTGACTACCTTAGTAAAAGGTACGTTTGGCTACCTTGATCCTGAGTATTTCCAATCTAGTCAATTTACTGAAAAAAGTGATGTATATAGTTTTGGAGTTGTTTTAGTTGAACTCTTAACCGGAGAAAGTCCAATTTCCCAAAATAGATTTGGTGAACATAGAAGTTTGGCTACACACTTTATGTTGGCTATGGAAGAAGAGCGTGTTATGTCTATTTTTGATGCAACGGTGATTAAAGAGGGTACTAGGGATGAACTTCTGGTTGTAGCTAACTTGGCAATGCGATGCTTAAATCTCAATGGAAGGTATAGGCCAACAATGAAACTATACGAATGTCGCACATTCCCTCAACCGATAAAACTAATATCCGGCCCATGGTATATGGGGAGGATTTATCGTTTATAA